The proteins below come from a single Loxodonta africana isolate mLoxAfr1 chromosome 20, mLoxAfr1.hap2, whole genome shotgun sequence genomic window:
- the LOC100665315 gene encoding olfactory receptor 5AC1-like: MTEENETLVAEFVLMGLTGHPELQIPLFLGFLMIYLTTMVGNLGLIGLICKDPHLHTPMYLFLGSLAFADACTSSSVTPKMLMNFLSKNHVISIFDCMVQLYFFGSSATTECFLLVVMAYDRYVAICNPLLYPVVMSKSLCTQLIGVSYAIGFVHSVIHVTLLFRLTFWRSNIIQYFYCEILQLFKISCTDPTINAFLILVFSAFIQVLTFMAIIVSYTCVLFAILKNNSEKGRSKAFSTCSAHLLSVSLFYGTLFFMYVRPGSGPAENQDKMYSLFYTIIIPLLNPFIYSLRNREVSGALRRLMKK, encoded by the coding sequence ATGACAGAAGAAAATGAGACTCTGGTGGCAGAGTTTGTGCTCATGGGACTTACAGGTCATCCAGAGCTGCAGATCCCCCTGTTCCTGGGGTTCTTGATGATCTACCTCACCACCATGGTGGGAAACCTTGGACTGATTGGCCTCATCTGCAAGGACCCCCATcttcacactcccatgtacttatTCCTTGGCAGTTTAGCTTTTGCTGATGCTTGCACTTCATCCAGTGTGACTCCTAAGATGCTTATGAATTTTTTATCCAAGAATCACGTGATTTCCATTTTTGACTGTATGGTCCAGTTATATTTTTTTGGTTCCAGTGCAACCACAGAATGTTTCCTCCTGgtagtgatggcctatgaccgctatgtcgCCATATGCAACCCCTTGCTTTATCCAGTGGTGATGTCCAAAAGCCTCTGTACTCAACTGATAGGTGTTTCATATGCTATTGGTTTTGTGCATTCTGTGATTCATGTGACTTTGTTATTTAGATTAACTTTCTGGAGATCGAATATAATACAATATTTCTACTGTGAAATTTTACAACTGTTCAAAATTTCTTGCACTGATCCTACAATTAatgcatttctgattttagtttttTCAGCCTTTATACAAGTCTTGACTTTTATGGCCATCATAGTCTCTTATACCTGTGTCCTCTTTGCCATTCTGAAAAATAATTCTGAAAAGGGCAGAAGCAAAGCCTTCTCCACGTGCAGTGCCCacctgctctctgtctctttgttctaTGGCACTCTCTTCTTCATGTATGTGCGTCCCGGGTCTGGCCCAGCTGAAAATCAGGACAAaatgtattctttattttacacGATAATAATTCCCCTACTAAATCCTTTTATTTATAGCCTGAGAAACAGAGAGGTTTCAGGTGCCTTGAGAAGactaatgaagaaataa